The Argonema galeatum A003/A1 genome includes a region encoding these proteins:
- the malQ gene encoding 4-alpha-glucanotransferase, whose translation MSFQRSSGILLHPTSLPSRFGIGDLGKSAYEFVDFLERSGQKLWQVLPLGPTGYEHSPYTMNFSAFAGNPLLISLDILAEEGLLSADDLTALPSSPDQNPNMVDFDKVISHKSKFLRLAYDRFRQSLSNKRHTEFEQFCQEQSDWLDDYVLFMALSEANFGKSWNYWEKAIARREPDALKAQAEVLQDSITFQKFLQFKFFEQWRKLREYTNNKNIKIIGDVSIYVCHNSAEVWGNPEIFKLDPETLEPAFIAGVPPDYFSATGQLWGNPVYNWDELQKTNYAWWIKRFKATLQYVDIVRIDHFRGFEAYWQVPAGEENAINGEWVKAPGVEFFETLGTTLGNIPVLAEDLGIITPEVEELRDSFDFPGMRILMFAFSEGSDNAYLPHNYVKNCVVYTGTHDNDTTLGWWKQASSAEKELVAKYLGYSDPEEIKEINWLMIRVSLASVADLAIVPLQDILSLDNSGRMNDPSKIPGNWRWRYETSEVITKELCDRLLELTQLYSR comes from the coding sequence ATGAGTTTTCAACGATCCAGTGGAATTTTGTTACACCCGACCAGTCTGCCAAGCCGATTTGGGATTGGCGATCTGGGAAAATCGGCTTACGAATTCGTAGATTTCTTAGAGAGAAGCGGTCAAAAGTTGTGGCAAGTTCTGCCGCTGGGGCCAACAGGGTACGAACATTCGCCTTATACGATGAACTTTAGCGCCTTTGCCGGAAATCCTTTACTTATTAGTCTTGACATATTAGCAGAAGAAGGCTTATTAAGCGCCGACGATCTGACAGCGCTACCGTCAAGTCCAGACCAAAATCCTAATATGGTTGATTTCGATAAAGTCATCTCCCACAAATCTAAATTTCTCAGACTTGCTTACGATCGCTTCCGGCAATCTTTAAGCAACAAACGCCATACAGAATTTGAACAATTTTGTCAAGAGCAGTCTGATTGGCTGGATGATTACGTTCTGTTTATGGCGTTATCGGAAGCGAACTTTGGCAAGAGTTGGAATTATTGGGAAAAAGCGATCGCGCGCCGGGAACCAGACGCCCTGAAAGCCCAAGCTGAGGTTTTGCAAGACAGCATCACGTTCCAGAAATTCTTGCAGTTTAAATTTTTTGAACAATGGAGAAAACTGCGGGAATATACCAATAATAAAAATATTAAAATAATTGGCGATGTTTCTATTTATGTTTGTCATAACAGCGCCGAGGTTTGGGGAAATCCAGAGATTTTTAAACTAGACCCGGAAACGTTAGAACCGGCATTTATAGCTGGTGTTCCCCCAGATTATTTCAGCGCCACCGGACAGTTGTGGGGAAACCCAGTCTATAACTGGGATGAATTGCAAAAAACTAACTATGCTTGGTGGATAAAGCGATTTAAGGCAACGCTGCAATATGTAGACATAGTTCGTATTGACCACTTCCGAGGATTTGAAGCGTACTGGCAAGTTCCGGCAGGGGAAGAAAATGCTATTAATGGTGAGTGGGTAAAAGCGCCGGGAGTAGAATTCTTTGAAACTCTCGGCACTACTTTAGGAAATATTCCAGTATTGGCAGAGGATTTAGGTATTATCACACCGGAAGTTGAAGAATTGCGCGATAGTTTCGACTTTCCCGGTATGCGTATCTTGATGTTTGCCTTCAGCGAAGGTTCTGACAACGCTTATTTACCGCACAATTATGTAAAAAACTGCGTAGTTTATACCGGCACTCACGACAACGATACAACATTGGGTTGGTGGAAGCAAGCCAGTTCAGCAGAGAAGGAATTAGTCGCTAAATACCTTGGTTATTCAGATCCCGAAGAAATTAAAGAAATTAATTGGTTGATGATTCGTGTATCTTTGGCTTCAGTAGCCGACTTAGCGATCGTCCCACTCCAAGATATTTTAAGTTTGGATAATAGCGGGAGAATGAACGACCCCAGTAAAATTCCCGGTAACTGGCGCTGGCGCTACGAAACATCCGAAGTTATTACCAAAGAATTGTGCGATCGTCTTTTAGAGCTTACCCAACTTTACAGCCGATAA
- a CDS encoding aspartyl protease: MISGRFGDIGELTFEIDLIAADGERFTVEVLLDTGFTTGWLALDTQDAESLGWSVIERNRTMQTARGWEYFDIYEGRVVLDGQEYIIPVLAGGGIPESLLGLQWLKMLPLTVNFVAGVLTLG, from the coding sequence ATGATTTCAGGTAGGTTTGGTGATATCGGCGAGCTAACTTTTGAAATTGATTTAATTGCAGCTGATGGAGAAAGATTTACTGTAGAAGTGTTACTAGATACAGGGTTTACGACAGGCTGGCTGGCACTTGATACCCAAGATGCTGAAAGTTTAGGATGGTCTGTGATTGAACGTAATCGGACAATGCAGACGGCACGGGGATGGGAGTATTTTGACATATATGAGGGAAGAGTTGTACTGGATGGACAAGAGTACATTATTCCCGTTTTGGCGGGAGGAGGTATTCCCGAATCTCTACTGGGTTTGCAATGGTTGAAAATGCTGCCACTGACTGTGAATTTTGTCGCAGGTGTGCTGACGCTGGGGTAA
- a CDS encoding SIMPL domain-containing protein gives MKRMVIPTLMLATLTMGLEITTPKIALAESLANTTNSDRRVAQMFFPSVNNRRAIMVLGQGQVSIPAETARIEFTFNSNDPSEPPPLPSLPSLTQQSEENTPSEVQPTVEPLTKERLKPIVDALIAIGVPANAIEVSSSSSSSSSFPFPFPASEGGTKVLVKADNPTRDRIQQIVNTVNEAASKNGKLVVGSVNVRYAMKDCQTLVRAAYQAAVKDARNRAEAIAQAIGVRLGIPSVSESFIYDLFVPLCSETSELPSFLPFGNNTTPYDPNASTEVRLRRDIFVTYPIK, from the coding sequence ATGAAAAGAATGGTTATCCCGACGCTGATGTTGGCTACGCTCACTATGGGGCTTGAGATAACAACACCTAAAATAGCTTTGGCTGAAAGCTTGGCTAATACTACAAACAGCGATCGTCGCGTCGCCCAGATGTTTTTTCCCTCTGTAAATAACCGTCGCGCTATAATGGTTTTAGGCCAAGGACAAGTGAGTATCCCAGCAGAAACGGCGCGTATTGAATTCACATTTAACAGCAACGATCCTTCTGAGCCTCCACCCCTTCCATCGCTACCATCGCTAACGCAACAATCAGAAGAAAATACACCGTCCGAGGTTCAACCAACAGTAGAGCCGCTAACAAAAGAAAGACTAAAACCTATAGTCGATGCCCTAATCGCGATCGGCGTACCAGCTAACGCGATCGAGGTGAGCAGTAGCAGTAGCAGCTCGAGTTCATTTCCGTTCCCCTTCCCGGCGAGTGAGGGCGGTACCAAAGTGCTGGTGAAAGCGGACAACCCAACTCGCGATCGCATACAACAAATCGTAAATACAGTTAACGAAGCGGCTAGCAAAAACGGCAAGCTTGTTGTCGGGAGCGTGAATGTGCGATATGCGATGAAAGACTGTCAGACTTTAGTGAGAGCGGCTTACCAAGCAGCCGTGAAAGACGCTCGCAACCGAGCTGAGGCGATCGCCCAAGCAATAGGAGTTCGACTTGGCATCCCATCTGTATCCGAGTCATTTATTTACGATCTTTTCGTTCCCTTATGCAGCGAAACATCAGAACTTCCTTCTTTTTTACCATTTGGTAATAATACAACACCATACGATCCCAATGCTTCTACAGAAGTACGCCTGAGAAGAGACATTTTTGTTACCTATCCGATCAAATAA